A genomic window from Candidatus Pelagisphaera phototrophica includes:
- a CDS encoding SGNH/GDSL hydrolase family protein, protein MTQGKRRYPILILLLFGSSFLCGLSAQNKLDLHDKRVVILGDSITHRGTYVSFISYFLQKRNPDLDYNIISIGLGSETAAGTSEAEHPFPRPCIHSRLDHALEQTKPDIIFACYGMNDGIYHPLRMDRFLAYQSGIESLVAKVHASNAEVVLLTPPPFDADAKKSLAPPNATDFSYKAPFAQYNEVLRTYGKWIMLSKLSAARKIDLNTPLLEYKQERRKTDPQFFLTKDGIHPNEFGHLLMAKTILQACGFEIEGDIIEILEQATADPLFGKIDHRRQMRSKGWLEYIGYERGEVVKAESVHEIEIEAAERQKSIDKLRRL, encoded by the coding sequence ATGACCCAAGGCAAGCGTCGATATCCAATCCTGATCCTCCTTCTATTCGGCAGCTCTTTCCTCTGTGGGCTATCCGCCCAGAACAAGCTCGATCTCCACGACAAGCGAGTTGTCATACTAGGTGATTCCATTACCCACAGGGGAACTTATGTAAGTTTTATTTCCTACTTCCTCCAGAAACGGAATCCGGACTTGGACTATAACATCATAAGCATCGGCTTGGGGAGTGAAACCGCCGCAGGGACAAGCGAAGCAGAGCACCCCTTTCCCAGACCCTGTATCCATTCGCGACTGGACCATGCCCTCGAGCAGACAAAACCCGATATTATCTTCGCTTGCTACGGGATGAACGATGGCATCTATCATCCCCTCAGAATGGATCGTTTCCTGGCCTACCAATCCGGCATAGAATCACTCGTCGCTAAAGTCCACGCCAGCAATGCAGAAGTCGTTTTGCTAACTCCCCCCCCGTTCGACGCCGACGCGAAAAAGTCCCTCGCTCCGCCCAATGCTACTGACTTCAGCTACAAGGCTCCCTTTGCACAATACAACGAAGTGCTCAGAACCTACGGAAAGTGGATCATGCTTTCCAAGCTATCGGCCGCTCGCAAGATCGACCTCAACACACCCCTGCTGGAGTACAAGCAAGAGCGACGGAAAACGGACCCCCAATTCTTTCTCACGAAAGACGGCATTCACCCAAATGAGTTTGGACATTTGCTCATGGCCAAAACGATTCTCCAGGCATGTGGTTTTGAAATTGAAGGGGACATAATCGAAATTCTGGAGCAAGCCACCGCTGATCCGCTGTTCGGGAAGATCGACCATCGACGCCAAATGCGATCCAAAGGATGGCTCGAATATATCGGCTACGAGCGCGGAGAAGTCGTAAAGGCAGAGAGCGTTCACGAAATTGAGATCGAGGCTGCTGAGAGGCAAAAGAGCATCGACAAGTTGAGGCGTCTCTAA
- a CDS encoding SLC13 family permease, producing the protein MIALSVSCLNLWVAEALPISVTAIIAIAGQAFIGVTTLRQASVNFISPVFFFVLAMFLFAACIRHLKLDHRFAHWLLERSGTNTKNVVFAFMFGTAAISSIMSDVPACAIWMTLALGVLRKEGLTPGESNLGKVLILGITIAALIGGVATPAGSSINIMGLVLLSDLGGGTVPFLKWMAIGVPMVFILIPISRKVLIWFYPPEIEKLSKPVVFSDGPRKGFSSAEVKVVHSKKTVGPNQLQAA; encoded by the coding sequence TTGATCGCCCTGTCGGTATCCTGTCTCAATCTGTGGGTGGCCGAGGCATTGCCTATATCGGTTACTGCAATCATCGCGATAGCCGGTCAGGCGTTTATCGGGGTGACGACCCTGAGGCAGGCGTCCGTCAATTTCATTAGCCCGGTTTTCTTTTTTGTCTTGGCGATGTTTTTGTTCGCAGCCTGCATTCGTCACCTAAAGCTCGATCATCGATTCGCCCATTGGCTGCTGGAGCGGTCCGGAACCAATACAAAGAATGTGGTCTTTGCGTTCATGTTCGGTACGGCGGCTATCTCATCGATCATGTCCGATGTGCCTGCCTGTGCGATTTGGATGACGCTTGCTCTTGGGGTTCTAAGGAAAGAGGGATTGACACCGGGCGAGTCTAATTTGGGCAAGGTACTCATACTGGGCATTACGATAGCCGCATTGATTGGAGGAGTGGCTACACCCGCAGGAAGCTCTATCAATATTATGGGCTTAGTGCTGCTGTCTGATTTGGGAGGCGGCACGGTCCCCTTTCTCAAGTGGATGGCGATTGGGGTTCCGATGGTGTTTATTTTAATCCCAATTTCACGGAAGGTGCTCATTTGGTTCTACCCGCCGGAGATCGAAAAGCTTTCAAAGCCGGTCGTGTTTTCGGACGGACCTAGGAAAGGTTTCAGCTCTGCGGAAGTAAAAGTCGTTCATTCGAAAAAAACGGTAGGGCCAAACCAATTACAGGCTGCCTGA
- a CDS encoding sulfatase family protein has product MSQKPNVVFVFADQFRRQATGFGGETNIQTPHLDCLASESIDFVNAISGTPVCCPARASLLTGQYPHHHGVIINDVPMDPNAETMGKLFSKAGYDTGYIGKWHVNANGRSSPIPVDRQHGFKYWKALECSHDYNTSHYFEGSSTVMKTWEGYDAIAQTDDAISFIKSRKKDSPFLLTLSWGPPHDPYETAPQQYLDLINEDMIVLRENVPASEADKARTLLKGYYAHILALDECLNSLMEALDEESLADDTILVFWSDHGDMLLSHGELFKQRPWEESIRVPLLIRFPRRFGPRGKQPPAFINTPDILPTLLGLCDIDIPESIDGTDYSTYISEYITASDSPVSSANENKAPADCALLACQSPFGQFTREVGGREYRGLRTSRYTYVRDLDGPWLLYENDSDPYQLTNLAKDDTKNELIKELDTQLSQKLAQHDDALLPGIELLKKFHYAGDVDETGTMPFFDEWNPA; this is encoded by the coding sequence TTGAGCCAAAAACCTAATGTAGTATTCGTATTCGCCGATCAATTTCGAAGACAAGCTACTGGATTTGGTGGAGAGACGAACATCCAAACACCACACTTAGATTGTCTCGCGAGCGAGAGTATCGATTTCGTCAATGCGATATCTGGAACGCCTGTCTGCTGCCCTGCTCGAGCATCGCTATTGACCGGCCAATATCCACATCATCACGGCGTCATAATCAATGACGTCCCTATGGATCCGAACGCGGAAACGATGGGCAAGCTCTTTTCCAAAGCCGGCTACGATACCGGGTACATCGGCAAGTGGCATGTTAACGCGAACGGGCGCAGCTCCCCTATTCCAGTCGATCGCCAGCATGGCTTCAAATATTGGAAAGCCCTTGAATGTAGCCACGACTATAATACATCTCACTATTTCGAGGGTTCTAGCACTGTAATGAAAACCTGGGAAGGGTACGACGCGATTGCCCAAACGGATGATGCTATTTCCTTTATAAAATCTCGCAAAAAAGACAGCCCGTTTCTCTTAACCCTATCCTGGGGACCACCACACGATCCCTATGAGACCGCCCCTCAGCAATACCTAGATCTCATTAACGAGGACATGATTGTCTTACGGGAAAACGTACCTGCTAGCGAAGCAGACAAGGCACGAACACTCCTCAAAGGTTATTACGCTCACATCCTCGCCCTTGACGAGTGCCTTAATTCATTGATGGAGGCACTGGACGAGGAGAGTCTGGCTGATGACACGATCCTAGTGTTCTGGTCGGATCACGGCGACATGCTTCTCTCTCACGGGGAGCTTTTCAAACAGCGACCTTGGGAGGAATCCATTCGGGTTCCGCTTTTGATTCGATTTCCGCGACGCTTTGGTCCAAGGGGAAAACAGCCTCCCGCGTTCATCAATACACCCGATATATTGCCAACGCTTTTAGGACTGTGCGATATCGATATCCCAGAGAGTATCGATGGAACCGACTACTCTACCTACATTTCCGAATACATCACCGCATCCGATTCGCCTGTCAGCTCGGCCAATGAGAATAAAGCTCCAGCGGACTGCGCCCTGCTCGCCTGCCAATCTCCCTTCGGTCAATTTACTCGAGAGGTCGGAGGTCGCGAATACCGGGGGCTCCGTACATCCCGTTACACCTACGTTCGCGATTTAGACGGACCCTGGCTGCTATACGAAAATGACAGCGATCCCTACCAACTCACCAATTTGGCAAAGGATGACACGAAGAACGAGTTGATCAAGGAACTGGATACGCAATTGTCTCAAAAGCTTGCCCAACACGATGACGCTCTCCTACCGGGAATCGAACTGCTTAAGAAGTTTCACTACGCCGGTGATGTGGATGAAACCGGAACGATGCCATTTTTCGACGAATGGAATCCTGCTTAG
- a CDS encoding phosphoribosylaminoimidazolesuccinocarboxamide synthase: protein MSLADKVLEVNNDLPIRTDEPVHSGKVRSVYWLTTEDSARLIKERNYPVAADAALAIMVISDRISAFECIWQGKGGMRGVPGKGASLNAISNHWFRLFREQGLADSHILEIPHPFVWIVQKARPVMIEAIARQYITGSMWRAYDKGERDFCGISVAEGLRKDQKLPELLITPSTKGILKGIPGVPEQDDVNVTRQDILDNFEAFRFRSKADVDVYEKLLSDGFNLISNSLAALDQVFVDTKFEFGYVSDRDGNEKLIYMDEVGTPDSSRIWDGLSYQASKVVENSKEGFRQALLKHFPEPDILLNKSRIEERKALAADNELPLEIIMGVSETYTQIAQKITGSKITLSDDPKAVIIEILRNEFGLIGE, encoded by the coding sequence ATGAGCCTTGCTGACAAAGTACTAGAGGTTAACAACGACCTTCCTATTCGCACCGACGAGCCTGTTCACAGCGGTAAAGTACGCTCAGTGTATTGGTTAACGACGGAGGACAGCGCTCGTCTTATCAAAGAACGAAACTACCCCGTAGCGGCCGACGCAGCACTAGCAATCATGGTAATCAGCGACCGCATTTCAGCCTTCGAATGTATCTGGCAAGGCAAAGGCGGCATGCGTGGCGTGCCCGGCAAGGGAGCTTCCTTGAACGCGATTTCCAATCATTGGTTCAGGCTATTCCGCGAGCAGGGCCTCGCCGACAGCCACATCCTGGAAATTCCCCATCCGTTCGTCTGGATCGTGCAAAAGGCGCGTCCCGTCATGATCGAAGCAATCGCCCGTCAATACATCACGGGTTCCATGTGGCGTGCCTACGATAAGGGAGAACGCGATTTCTGTGGCATCTCCGTCGCTGAAGGACTCCGTAAGGATCAGAAGCTGCCCGAATTGCTGATCACCCCTTCGACTAAAGGAATCCTCAAAGGAATCCCCGGTGTACCGGAACAAGACGATGTCAACGTCACTCGCCAGGACATCCTGGACAATTTCGAGGCGTTCCGATTTCGAAGCAAGGCCGATGTCGATGTTTACGAGAAGCTGCTATCCGACGGGTTTAATCTCATAAGCAACTCCCTCGCAGCACTGGACCAGGTATTCGTTGATACCAAATTCGAGTTTGGCTACGTCTCCGACAGGGACGGCAACGAGAAACTCATTTATATGGATGAGGTGGGCACGCCTGATTCTTCGCGCATATGGGACGGACTCAGCTACCAAGCGAGCAAGGTGGTGGAAAACTCTAAAGAGGGTTTCCGCCAGGCGCTACTCAAACACTTCCCCGAACCTGATATCCTGTTGAACAAATCTCGCATTGAGGAACGCAAAGCCCTAGCGGCGGACAACGAGCTACCACTTGAGATCATAATGGGCGTATCCGAAACCTACACTCAAATTGCCCAGAAAATCACCGGCTCGAAGATCACCTTGTCCGACGATCCCAAAGCGGTAATCATAGAAATTCTTCGGAACGAATTTGGGTTGATTGGAGAGTAA